DNA sequence from the Dreissena polymorpha isolate Duluth1 chromosome 3, UMN_Dpol_1.0, whole genome shotgun sequence genome:
TATCTCAGCGTCTCAGTTCACGCTCATACACTCAGCGAGGCGTCATTCCTTAGCGACTGGACGACTTGGGCCTGTGGTTTCCTCTTCGACGGAACGGAGTTGGGCAACGCTTTATCGCGAATTATAGCTGGGTTTTTCCCTATGGCGCCGACCTTGCCGGAAGTCTTGCCCACTGGGGCACTCTTGCTAGACCCAGGTGTATCGGCGGCAGCGTGTGGTTCCGGTGGGATCCTGATGTCAGCGACGGTTGACATGCCTTTTAGTGCAACCTGTCGGGCCTTGACAGCCCACACAAGGCCGATGGTGCCGGCGCCAACAACTAACCCGCCAACGGCACAGCCGACGAGTAGATATATGTCAGAATCTAGAATACCCAACATTGTAGTCAGTATCGTTTGTTTGAACAACTTTAAAGGCAATTATAACGAGACTgcttattatatatacatgtacgatTTTTTTATTACACCATTTActcataaacatttaataaaaataaataaataataataataataataataataataataataacaatacatatatatatataatgaagagGCAAAATGGTGCTTGTTTGATTAGCATTTCATTATAACTAACTTCGCAAATTGATTCCACGATTACCTGATAGCGAGTCAGTCTCCACGTCTTGAGATGATGTTTGTCCGGACAGTACGCTGTCGGTGGTGGATTCACGGGCGGTAGTTCCCGATGCAGCCGTGGATGGACACGTGCAGTTTCCAGAATACATTACAGTGGTGCTGATTACAGTTGTAGTTGTGTCAGGCATTGAAGCAGTAGTCATAGTTGAGGCTGTGGTCGTTGTCGTTTCCTCAGGTGTCGCTGTGCATGCGCAGCATGCAGACGGCGAAGTCGTCGTTTCGAAAGTTGTGGTCGCAACGGAAGTCGTGGACGAAGACGATGCCGCTGTCGTGGTAATTGTTGTtgccgccgtcgtcgtcgtctcccCCGTCACCTCAAAGTACTTTATTATGAACCCGATACGCACAATGGAGGCGTCGGACGAGAAGATTACCGTCATCGCGTCGTCAGTGGAAGTGAAGTTCCGGTTACTGGTTCCGACTACGGTCCGTGCCGGGCACTGGGTCAGCAGGAAGTTATGCTCGCAAATGTAAGCCCCTAGTCGTGAGATAGATGTGAGATTTGCGAGATATATACGGGAGATATACATAAGATGTACGCACAATATAGGTAGATATACCAGAAACATTTAAGACATATGCATGCAATAAACATGTTATGTGCATACAAATATTTACTAGATGTCCTTGAAATATGTAAATGCTTGTGATTTACATGAAATATATTTGGACTATACGTAATAATTCTAtaaattagatttaaaaaaagatataaacaCATGTGGTGTGAGTGAGATATGTATAATGAGAAATTCATTCGATAGACGTTCGATATACGCGAGATGTACTtgagcaatctccacgcagagttgtcgtttcttgctctcacatacaactctgcattaggctcagcacgccattttgtctaccaaatagctaaaaccgaacaaacgcatacaatgtatatttgtgtggatatttaagatcgcatgcatttaattaagaaatatgacttttaaatgtacgataaatcgtgcaaaaacttgtgggttttaatgcaactctttggaactattttattgcccatttacacagatgtaatcattccacgcacttcacaaatgtaaacaattgtccatttttttattgagtgacgataggcattgtttcgacgtatttatgtatgttggtttcttaacataaaaaaacatatcaattttataataattaattaagactgatataagatatcatggtatgagatggttttctttaatgcagttaatgcaatgtaaccgtcgtgcaagagattgtttagtatactgtaacctcaatgatgaacgcttggaatgattatgacatgaatgagacgctttcataacaatagtccgttctgagcccaacacagaggtgaatgtaatgtgaccgtcgtgcaagagattggtacTTGAGATGTCCATGGGGTTTAAATTAGTCTTTCAAGAGATGTGGGTGCAGACGGGATATTAATTCGAAACGAACGTGGAACATGCGTGAGATGTACTTGAGACATACGTGATATGTCTGTGAGACGAATCGACATGTGAGTGACATACGTGAGATTTACGGGAGACACAAGGGTGAGTATTTGCAGAAATAATTGTTCCATACGCAAGATTTGCATGAGAATAGCGTGAGATATTCGTGAGATGTACGTGGCACATTAATAAGATATACGCTTTATATCCATGAGAGGTGTCCGTAAAGTACATACAATATACGTGAAATTTACTTGAGCTTTACGAGAGATGTGCGTGAGACATGTGTGAGCTGTACGTTAGATGTATGTGACGCTGCGTTAGATATTCGTGAGAGATACGTGAGATGAGCGTGAGATATACGCGAGATATACGTGAGATATGCGTGAGGTATACGTGAGGTATGCGAGATATACTAGTATACGTATAACACATGTGAGATACTCATGAGGTGGACGTGAGATGTACGTGATATGTACGTGAGACATACTTCAAGTGTCCTTAGCTGTTTTTTAAGTGATTTCGTTATACAGGGATTCTCATCACTGACATAAACTTAAATCGGTAGAGGCCGTGTTTGTCTTTAATAAACGCACATACCATATGTTGGTTGCGTTAACTTGATTCTGATTAGCGCATTTTAATTATCTAGCGCCCAAATAAGGTCAAGGTTGTAGTGAGGTGTAGGATTGTGGGCAGATTGGAAGTACCGAGTAGTTCTCAGCAATAAGGCGTTAATATCGAACAATTTTGGTAAGCGGTTTTGTAAACGTAGAGGGCCAAGAAATTCCATCGGAACTACGTTTACCGTCGTATATTGTTAGATGGTCGTAGTCGCAGGTTTCGCCGTCCTCCTCTATGTAGCTGAACAGAATCTCGAGATAGACCTTCGAGTTCTCGCTGGAGGCCTGGATACGCCACCGACAGTCGCTGTCACTGGGGAAAAAGGGTGTCTTTAATAATGTCTACGTATAGACCGCCGTTTGAATTGGGCTCTTCTATACGACATTAGTTGGGCACTGAGATGGTGGATTAAAATCCATATAAAATTTACacgtaaaaaatatttacacacgTGTATGATCATTGAAATATCTAAGTACTTTTTATCTCATCTAGTGGTCtatgtattgtttttacaaacacaaCGGCATTTGCGAATTGAATAACGTTTTGTGACTTCGACATACTGACCGTAGTTTCGACACACATTTTCGTACATTACAGCTTAGtaaatattctttattctaaGACTCAAGTCTAAGAATCGAATGGTGAATACAAGCCCAGATTACTTCAACTGATTGAGTTTATGCCATGAAAGCTACATACATTACGCCGTTCACCATCGCTATGAACACAACCCCCGAGACTGTAGTAGGTTGGGCGGATTTGACTATTGATGCAAGAATAACTGAGTGAACACTCACACTGGGTACGGCGCCGGGAAGTCTGGTGACGTGAGATAATGCGATGACGTGGTCGCTGTAAGCGTTTCAGTGGCGGTGCAACCGGAACCAGCTGCAGGTGACACAAGAAGAAATTGATAGTGGGCGCAACCACATGTGCTCCTGCATAAGTGTGTGTAGGGATAAAGTGTCCGCATTTACATGTTCATTCTAAACACACtgaatttcaataaaaacaagaaatgctTCGGCGGGCGCGCGCATGATTGATTGAACATCTTATGATGTGTTGATTATAAGATTCAGTTAAATTATCTGAAACGGTTTTGGATTATAAAGACATTTATTATAAATCGTGGCACATGTATATTTATCTCCAAACAACAATTTGTATTACTGAGGAATTAAACGAGACTTTTAGTCCGGTTTCTTCAATACCCACGCATAAAAAAACGAAAGAAGTATCAATGCATGGCCCAATTATTCATAATGTGAATAGTATATTGATTCTATGACTTTACGAATAATTGAGAAAATGAAATAAGAATTTCGAATATtatgctttataaaaaaaacttaaaatattatattatattatgctcAAATTTGGAACCTTCTTTTGCGTTCTTAATGG
Encoded proteins:
- the LOC127870994 gene encoding deleted in malignant brain tumors 1 protein-like; amino-acid sequence: MWLLDSGTLGQGILMYSNLLDVTCNDGVTIHNGQSTSDSTLMNNYCGNNKVTGEYTSTNRYALVRLRTDASTAGKGFSMTYMSAPDTSGSGCTATETLTATTSSHYLTSPDFPAPYPVDSDCRWRIQASSENSKVYLEILFSYIEEDGETCDYDHLTIYDGAYICEHNFLLTQCPARTVVGTSNRNFTSTDDAMTVIFSSDASIVRIGFIIKYFEVTGETTTTAATTITTTAASSSSTTSVATTTFETTTSPSACCACTATPEETTTTTASTMTTASMPDTTTTVISTTVMYSGNCTCPSTAASGTTARESTTDSVLSGQTSSQDVETDSLSDSDIYLLVGCAVGGLVVGAGTIGLVWAVKARQVALKGMSTVADIRIPPEPHAAADTPGSSKSAPVGKTSGKVGAIGKNPAIIRDKALPNSVPSKRKPQAQVVQSLRNDASLSV